One Vallitalea pronyensis genomic region harbors:
- a CDS encoding (2Fe-2S) ferredoxin domain-containing protein, whose amino-acid sequence MAKIKSFDELKKIKEHVQSKVDLREKGENVDELIQVKVAMATCGIASGAREVMNFIIDECAKEGIENVVVTQTGCMGYCYAEPTIEVTMPNSEPVVYGDVTLEKAKEVVDKHIKNGELLDGIIPVTHKTIE is encoded by the coding sequence ATGGCAAAAATTAAATCTTTTGATGAGCTTAAGAAAATAAAAGAACATGTTCAATCTAAAGTAGACCTTAGAGAAAAAGGTGAAAACGTAGATGAACTGATTCAAGTAAAAGTGGCTATGGCAACATGTGGTATCGCATCTGGTGCTCGTGAAGTCATGAATTTCATCATTGATGAATGTGCAAAAGAGGGTATTGAGAATGTTGTTGTGACACAAACAGGATGTATGGGTTATTGTTATGCAGAACCAACCATTGAAGTGACAATGCCTAACAGTGAACCTGTTGTTTATGGTGATGTAACCCTTGAGAAAGCGAAAGAAGTCGTGGATAAACACATTAAAAATGGCGAGTTA
- a CDS encoding PHP domain-containing protein — MKLHVDFHIHTVLSPCGEDGMTPNNIVNMALLNELDAIAITDHNSAENVKAVMEVAKSTDLIVIPGIEIETREEIHVLGLFLSLEDVYNVQKKIYASLPTLHNRVSIFGSQKIMNKDDDVVKELEQFLSTAVHLSLNEVIGLIHTHGGIAIPAHIDRPSYSILSNLGMIPEDLQTSVLEVSRFADLATYKKKYKDYTIIQSSDAHELGYIGIARHAIDVEDKSIQSVFKALHTLS, encoded by the coding sequence ATGAAATTACATGTAGATTTTCATATCCATACGGTTCTTTCACCTTGTGGTGAAGATGGCATGACCCCTAATAATATTGTCAATATGGCACTTTTAAATGAGCTAGATGCCATAGCCATAACGGACCATAATTCAGCAGAGAATGTAAAAGCAGTAATGGAAGTAGCCAAAAGCACCGATTTAATCGTAATTCCAGGCATTGAAATTGAAACAAGGGAAGAAATTCATGTGTTGGGATTATTTTTAAGCCTGGAAGATGTATACAATGTTCAAAAGAAAATATATGCTTCCTTACCAACACTTCACAACAGAGTGAGCATCTTTGGTTCTCAAAAAATCATGAACAAAGATGATGACGTGGTTAAGGAATTGGAGCAATTCCTATCAACGGCAGTTCATCTATCTCTTAATGAAGTGATAGGCTTAATTCATACCCATGGGGGTATAGCCATACCAGCACATATTGATCGACCAAGCTATAGTATCTTATCAAATTTAGGTATGATACCAGAAGATCTTCAAACGTCTGTATTAGAAGTTTCTCGATTTGCAGACCTAGCCACGTATAAAAAGAAATACAAAGATTACACCATCATTCAATCATCTGATGCTCATGAACTTGGATATATCGGCATCGCTAGGCATGCAATTGACGTTGAAGACAAAAGTATTCAGTCTGTATTTAAAGCTTTACACACTTTATCATGA
- a CDS encoding NADH-quinone oxidoreductase subunit NuoE family protein — protein MAVNTALTEEKFQELEQYIDAMPSTKGELIRVLHKAQDIFGYLPQEVQKFVGKQLNLSTAKVFGVVSFYSYFTMVPKGEFDVAVCMGTACYVRGADEVLDELKKELDIEVGETTPDGKFSITSLRCVGACGLAPVVMVGEKVYGRVTKDMVKDILAEYK, from the coding sequence ATGGCAGTTAACACAGCATTAACAGAAGAAAAGTTCCAAGAATTGGAGCAATATATTGATGCCATGCCATCTACAAAAGGAGAGCTTATTCGTGTCTTACACAAAGCTCAAGACATCTTTGGATATTTACCACAAGAGGTTCAAAAGTTTGTAGGTAAGCAATTAAATTTATCAACAGCAAAGGTATTCGGAGTAGTTAGTTTTTACTCTTATTTCACCATGGTACCAAAAGGTGAATTCGATGTAGCCGTATGTATGGGAACAGCTTGTTATGTACGTGGTGCAGACGAAGTACTGGATGAACTTAAAAAAGAACTTGATATTGAAGTAGGGGAAACCACACCTGATGGAAAGTTCTCCATTACGTCACTTCGTTGCGTAGGAGCATGTGGACTTGCTCCAGTAGTCATGGTTGGAGAAAAAGTATATGGCCGTGTAACAAAGGATATGGTTAAAGATATTCTAGCAGAATACAAATAG